The genomic interval CCTTTCTATCCTATGTACCCGATCCCTTCGTCCTTCTATCTACCTTTTTCCAATTTCAATTCCCCCAACCTTCTGACATTCCTGccagtgagtgagtgattttCCCCATATCTAGTGATATATCATGTTACTGTCGCATATCTTTtcacttttatatttatatgagtGAATggatgcatttatttttgttttaactgtgtaaatggaaataaaacaaatgcaaatcaatacatgaatacaactgatttcaatgtcaaatacctcttttataacgtctccaaatgagcagaagtgggaacataatgtaaacaccttcaaataggaataaaagaagtattttaataTAATGATTTTGACAATAAAGTGCATTCGCCCGATAGCAAATATCAGTAGTGCAAGATCCCAACTGTTTTATTGGGCACTCAACCTTTCCCACCTTCAGTGCTACTTCCAGACCCATCCAAACGTGTATTGGGGTGGGCTGCAATATGCATGACGAGGACTGCGAGGTGCCCAAATATCAGtttcatatcatgtaaaaaggctaaataataattgaaaaaatatccgCTCGCTTCGTGAAGTTGATATTTGGGCAATGCTTATCAGCCCCCTTGAAAAATTGTGCCTATACGTCCATgcctactaccccccccccaccttgctCATTATtgtcgcttgcccccccccctgacgaaatatgccaggtacgccactggacaTGTACATAAGAAATGCTGTATacagtacattttttttcatgcactATACCTTGCAACTCTTATGCTAAACTGATAAATCAGAAAATATTTCTGAACAATGTGCAAGTTTGTGAAGTAAATCatatacagagtgagtcagaaaaaatgtcccacttttgtaaagttgaattgtttaaaatatgaatatttaatcattagtttcatgatatgtcttgatAGAGGTATCCTCCAAGTACATTCAGgtaacattttcatttgatcccgTGCACGCATGGCTGAACATCGGACAATCTTTAGAAGACTGTCAGATCTCACTTGCGCCAAGTTACTGGGTGATGAATAAAACAGTGCTTTAGACAAAGACAGTctgacagacagacagactggCATgctcacacgcacacacacacaaacacaccctcacacacaacacacatggTAATAACTGgttcataattttctcttttctgattAAGCATTGATTTTTAGCAAGATCGCTGAATGTTTAAGTGGCAATTCCCGACAATCTTTCCCCTTAAAACAcattcactaccaccatcatatcatcatcctcattgtcatcatcttgatcttgatcttgatcatcatcatcaagtgcACATAAATCCAATATGCTGGTTATGTCTTTTGTTGGTTAACAATGGAAATTTACAATGGATGTCTGTGCTTTTGTTGCACTTGCCTATTGTGGGGGCACTTGAAGTCAAGGATCTTCAGCAGCCCACCTGCAAACATCGAGGAGCTTCGGAGGAGAATCGTGGACGAGACAGACGTGGTACGCCAAGATGGGAACCTGATTCGGCGAGCTTGTCAAGGAATGCTTCGCCGAGCGCAACTGTGCATCAGGAGAAATGGCGGACATGTCGAGGATTGAGTACGGAGGATGGAGACCATGGAGAACTTTGGGGGAAACCGATTCATTGTTGAACCACAATAAACTACCtcaacaaatacaaaaattcccttttaattgtttgtgtttttattcaccGACGTTTGCAGTAattgtgtgtctgtgtgtgtgcgtgtgctTGTGTGTGCATGTTTGAGTGGGTCTGCCAGTGCGcgtacatgtgtgtgtgtgtgtttgtgtgtgcgtACGTGtgtgtattgaaaaaaaaaagtgtgtgtttgtgtgtgtgtgtttcagtcTGTCGGACTGTCTTTGTTCAAAAGAGTGTTTTATTCCCCACCTTGTAACTTGGCGCAAGTGAGATCTGACAGTCTTCTAAAGATTGTCCGCTGTTCAGTCATGCGTGCAGGGGATCAAATGAAAAAGGTACCTGAATGTACTGGGAGGATATACCTCTatcaagacatatcatgaaactaatgattaaatattcatattttaaacaattcaactttacaaaagtgggacattttttctgactcactctgttTAGCATTCCACAggacaacatacatgtatggatcCACCAAAATATAAGTTTTCACAATACTTGCCAAATGAAATCACAGCCTTTGTATCAAATCAGTGTTAAGTCAAAAGGAGCgaaaatacatgcatgtatatgtcAATTCCAATTATGTAAACTTTTACAGTCCACTACTTGGTACaagaaattaaaatttcataatttttttttcaattacatatTAATCACTTGCTATAACTTTTACTAAAATGATCTCATGTCAACCTCACTTTATGCTCCATGTAATATGGAAATCTATAATCTGACTGGAAATCTGATCAATTGGGCTATCAAagttcaagtccacccaagaaaaattattatttgaatagagaaaaatcaaattattgatgaaattttcacttcagtgttatgattattagatttttctatttttattcaaataaactcaTTGTTGGTGTGGGCTTGTtctttaaatatgtatattatccATAAATAAGATGGAACTCTGTTGAATAACTTGTCCTTAATAGAATTCTAAAAAAGTTATTTGCTCCAATCCAAGTTACAATGCTCACAATAAAAAATGCATTTGGCAAGGTTTACAAGGTGGATTTCTGAATAAAagatttaacaaataatctacACGACTTTCTCGGACTCGGTATGGCGATCTCCACAGTATAGTAGTCAGCCATTCTTGTAACAAAAAATAGCTGAGAACGTCAACTACATGTTTCTAAACGCTCGATGAGTAGATCGACTTTATAAAAATAGAAGATAACGCCAATCACACAACAAACATGCAAGCATGCTTTATTTAGGGGATCACACACACCTGACAAAAGATACTCTTATTGGGATGAACGTTTACCAATACCAGTATCTATCGATTGGGAAAAGGTACActatacacaattttttttctaccattGATACTAAATTAAGATCATATTATTTTAAGATTTTTCATAAAGCTATagcattaaatgatttttttatataagatTAAATCTAAGGATTCACCCAATTGTGTTTTCTGTGATAAAAGTGAGGAAACAATAGTCCACCTTTTTTGCGAATGTGAAAGGGTAATTCCTATTTGGCAATCCCTTTTAACGAAAATTTCCCAAAATAATGTTCAAATAAATGGttctaattttgaaaaaaatgttcggACTCCCAGCTAATTAGGTCATTTCAAACCTTTTCTTACTTTTGAAGtattatattcatacatgtaaatttaagAATAATCCTCCAAGTTTtgctctttttaaaacatttgttaAAAACAACAGGACTTGGAATATTTGatagctaagaaaaaaaagttgcccGCTCACTTTAAGAAGTGGCGATTCACCTTATAATTTGGTTTTCAAAAATGTCAACAGGTTACATGATAACTaacaatgtatattttgtataacaGGCGTAGTGccccatttttaaaataatactgCACTGTATTGGTTATATGGTTGTAGACATCAGTTCCcattttttcatgcaacttgTATCTCAGTTTCCTTGATATACTTGTTCGTTTAAAAACCTCCATAATTATGTCGTCTTGGATAACCAGTTGTGTTTTTTAATCCAATCAATGTTTGTTGGGAAACCATTTTATAATCAtagcttgtatattttgttttgtctacTTTATCTACCAAATCACCTATCTTTGTTTAGATAACACTGATATTAAGTCATCGCTTTGCCAcattccttttttggggggtgggggaggaagtgggtagtttttttttttattattatggttgttattttgtctattttgtGTAACTAACttgtgtttatgtgatttgcaatcacctaataatcatttgtaaattttgtgatttatttcaatttattataataaaaacagaaaaaaaaacgaaaaaaaaacggAAGCATGCTTTATATGCGAATACAACAAAAGCTAACTAGCACGCACATAGTAAATGCACAGTGCACGcggtgtaattttttttccatcatgtaccaataatttttttttttcatataaaatcgTTCAAAAATACTCAATCAGGAATAacattcatatttataaatatttttaaagaatattttaaagaGATTATGTGACGAATATtcgtataatatatttgtaaatttttATTAATGTGAGTTAATTAGAAAAGTATCCTTGAAATAAGACTGGGATCACCGTCCCCCAAattgggcgttgtggcgtgcgcctgtaatccaagctgtggggaagttacaaattgatgcagaggttcgagccctggtcacgtctttcggatggtgacgttaaaggtcggtcccagacgtaaataatcatatctgattgatacacgtctgacaaaactcaaatacacacacaaaacTGTCGCTTGTAGTTACGTAATGGCACCGAGGAGTACGCCGTTCTGATTGACATGGTAAGTCGACCAATCGGAATCGAGAGCGAGGGAGACTGGGCTCAGTGGGCGGAATATCAGTTTCCTTGAATctgaccatggagctattagctCTATGAATCTGACGGGGAACTTGCCAAGATTCACTGGACTGTTGTTTCATGTAACCAGGTGTGTGTATGCGTGTTCTGGGGATGTAGTGTGTTATGTGTTAGGTAGTcggtatgaggcgccgaatgtaccaatattatatagaacaattatttgttatataatcattatttattaaataataactattatttatatataatttacattttatttgtaaataactactattatataaaatagcatttataattatttatatataattccaagtaatacttcattatttgtaaataataatagttcgacattccattattcataaataatgattatttgtttttcattatttataaataatgattttttttttcattatttataaataatgattatttgtttttcattatttataaataatgattatttgtttttcattatttacaaataatgattaagaCTTGCACAGTCTTGCCATACATAGATGGCCTCTCACAACAACTTAAACGCCGATTAGAAGGTCACGGTATCCGAACGGTTTTCCGCTCGGACACCACCTTACACAAACAGCTTGTACACCCCAAAGACCCTATCCCTGATCACAGACGTGATGGCGTAGTATACAACATTCCTTGCCAGGGATGTGACGGGTCTTACATCGGAGAAACAGCCCGACCGATAGTTGAACGCATTTCTGAACACAAGCGCGATGTTCGGTTACAGCGAACCGACACATCCGCggtggcagaacatgcttgggagaaacaacaccacccagattgggagggtgtacattgcattgccaaagagagacattggtatacacgcaggattaaggaggctattagtatacgtctttgtcctaacaacttcaacagagacagcgggatcgacatccccgacttctggatgcgaaccatcagacagcacaatacccccttgcctggcagtgcacgccgacccgatcgttcccggccccgaacgagggaccgctcagctagtcagcccccgcccacgggaaactagcgagcccgccaattttgtctaatttgcatatcgccgacccacggcgtatttgcatatacccccggcttatttgcatatacggattaCCGGCCGCACCGCATACCGGCGCAACGGATcaatgcccacctattgttctcgcgttcgtgcgtacggtcctggagattagtataaatagagtacgttatcagataatttacgtcacttgataaagagttgcagcggcactcgaaagctcgtgaacttgtaagctagtgaacactttttgcgagagtgatcacgaatttcctagaaagacagtgaacactttttttgCGAGAGTGGTCACGAaattccttgttgaccatagtagattgcgagacaaatgaataccctctagcgattatttcaatccgcaataatgaacctatttagtattattgAACGAACATATGGGCGCCCCGCCCTAAAGTTGACTCGAAGATACGAACGATGTAGTAAAAAGATAGCTCGATTTTCCAACCACTTGACCTTTCTTGTGCGTTGCATTAAAGCGTCAGTGGTTCCCAAAGACCTGCGGGTCAAGCCTCCTATGAACACCAAAGGAGCAAGAAAGGTAGCAGAAACGGCCGCCCTCCCTTTTCTGAAAGAACGCATCTTTCTCACTAGATGCACGATTGATTCGGCTAAGACGGAATACGAAACTTTAAAAGCCGATATCAAAGAGACTATGCAAGCCCAACATAGTACAGACATTCTGAAGGTTAATGAAAATATCTACGCAGATGTTTTCGCTAAATGCAAGAAAAGGCAACAGGCTAAATTTGAAAAGTTGATACAACCCAAATCGAAGAAGGTCACCGCCTCATTAGCGAATGAGGATAAATGGGTTGTTAACCTATCCTCGAGACAGATCACCTCCACCGAGGAGCAATTGCTTAAGAAAGGCCTCGCCTTTGCCGTGTCGCCCCCAAAATTGCCCATTACCGAGATTGTAGCTAAGGTTGAAACCGCGGTCAAGTTTATTGATCCAGTTTCGGCCGATGCCGCACGAAAAGATGTAGATTCCATTCTACAGAGAGCACGTCCTCCGAAACCGAATACCACAAGAGAGATGCGTGATGCTCTTAAGACACTCAAGAATGATGATAGCATCACAATCCTCCCTGCGGATAAGGGTAGTGCCACAATCATTTTAGATAGTACCGCCTACGAAGACAAAATGACCGAGCTTCTGA from Lytechinus pictus isolate F3 Inbred chromosome 2, Lp3.0, whole genome shotgun sequence carries:
- the LOC129277759 gene encoding uncharacterized protein LOC129277759, coding for MNLFSIIERTYGRPALKLTRRYERCSKKIARFSNHLTFLVRCIKASVVPKDLRVKPPMNTKGARKVAETAALPFLKERIFLTRCTIDSAKTEYETLKADIKETMQAQHSTDILKVNENIYADVFAKCKKRQQAKFEKLIQPKSKKVTASLANEDKWVVNLSSRQITSTEEQLLKKGLAFAVSPPKLPITEIVAKVETAVKFIDPVSADAARKDVDSILQRARPPKPNTTREMRDALKTLKNDDSITILPADKGSATIILDSTAYEDKMTELLSSGPYKMLKKDPTDRMCRKLTSTLLALKKDKVLDEATYKKIKP